Proteins from a single region of Synchiropus splendidus isolate RoL2022-P1 chromosome 3, RoL_Sspl_1.0, whole genome shotgun sequence:
- the LOC128756560 gene encoding oxygen-regulated protein 1-like, with translation MYESGLRRTIPDQMSGSLNTFGTARHSSITDPILSKRVCFYKSGDPQFGGLRMVINNRTFKTFDALLDSLSKKVPLPFGVRNITTPRGVHGISTLDDLEDGKSYICSDRRRVKPINLAEARKKPTPWYHARPVSSRRRTVQQARMFPGQSVYRKEPVVVRTPKRLLVFRNGDPSVKHMVVLQRRTTPTFQSILEYISELMQFPVIKLYTPDGRRIDGLPSLILSSGTVVAAGRESFWPANYTGQKTSPPRKMPANRATTRRHKALNRKKKSLSFASESRNFSPSSQKYIVNQIHKTMGKRSNELSSYQTNSVEVESSHLLSVAEMESLNDESEEYNCVVPSEDDIEKSFRVNQDGSMTVEMKVRLTIKEEETLHWTTTVSRSTVANQLHVDSLPDIDQAKHIDNPATNSVDIQNFSADAINPYRTKDDFDDDPPPLASQAVNHSHYEEESIKTQMDVEAQIRTPSPGLKQVRTKQASIESIRSMTADGIHEDTVGSFSYSERTENGAMTEQYCMVRQSSTRPVPKPRRLGSLDAHSTNRAFTSGEILQIDSSREEVTETLLHIYEHRSSPDNFLANLCRDDGSMSGISNCRPSTSETGRLSSANELEHEYCRPSTASECISTWKNDNLSLASDFTIPTLQNGTVVNVSKRQQKSTNSPASTEKSQQKVAKNSRTSPKLVKKRLRRLKSPAMKKKGNSPKKGKTFSSAGFLKGIYGSKTKSPKRKAKKKKRATQSESNVASNSPNTSMAPGKETKVHVDTTPQEIPEVSRSRTTLRRQTSLYQEKTNYINGEMPQQDFSSSCSASNEYVENWLYTAQMSSNETQMKGSLQSESNEKLFNVAEGVKCLDEKIKSNNSFKAAQPPQNLIETSVKQRIKSFENQLTPMEQITLTQTATGKTGNHNITGVKTCFNGISTTNYAENDEDFPPPPAENLIDFEDKMLDHCTSSVSPQSVKTSSAQSLEMKAENDASPGLSRSTSVKRIPLVSNQSLERKMSLRKTCLDNGLEGNVHPEGFVLMNSESPVDCNMLVNGNCSTENGKIETGSRQSSSEQSSSLTCTSVSPSSQISDDCASSASILSSEPSALNNIPKKISSPKNLRGPERSPTSVRKLKNDPFDSADKNLSKKIATQKTPNHSPATKKKMFSKSKHQPSPYSQSLDMMSANARQNALLSRTLSSDGSTEQTKTTQDKRKSKEALTSDTMLAAEARNVNTRKDLNAVTQKETSVEEEHLKNQIMKLVLDKICQSVKAVRDSSGSCGLSDLSSHVESTFGSSSHDLLTFLSIMTLKHSLTKQYIEQLNAKNVSSTEAFKMISTLGEISGIEDSSRLRGSLCELRTSASETLMENWMEFCSKDRCKEELITQLDLPESLKEELASLSEINTGSHESKSNGSQNEALVITKDSQEGFGAEKKALKQTSTHTDNFKSIPNGCAVRAEEGLDRQSSESNLLPVMSNAERMSKEGCSEVGKGQQQLCRTEENECHQTQPQFENKYHVSSDFVDGGETDHDRKCPEQVLGDMYGEETLSDSSFDKSQSQGTRHQMSKSVQESSSMGSMEEESEVEYEEREQDGNQSGAESPSEEEDHDYLGLNANRKESAANEKQYLSVEPHDTNNRQINGFINDAEDRQVLGICPGTKLNVIIEESFCGQEEEQDEGQILDQNGREDSLSVDKVPGDKTWTTNPLEMSHSSTQLEDQDPLIVKSRTFNSNLSKPGSDAEDSGNDHRSCEEQIESHLKAGQTRGSIEEETSAYEEECSSDEEAVMADGYKENAKSGKTDEKLKETEVIITQSVAERVNLLEKQVAEAKKTISTTESSVFRSYSHRNGHLGDDTQAIPPSSLSFSYDSSGVITTEPESNKVKSIRDMFLAKTSNDIPALQKHSNSTNMSDLRTDTSASAGYQSQTSSEVSSGEEDVSKKSITKGFVRRTIERLYGRNNVHHDEDEKDRPTSASKQKTDYSSMFSPFHAARTKAMPDMSYFHSTSALNTLTEATGCFAFNVQVEPTDHIEADGWLSRENSLIRKSLSDPIGISKNLAHRKETEESEETPYSFFSTNSEPEENQQSQSRKCTYFSLPHTSESDTVPDDVSKRSMNVDVGSEANSQVWAEKNGSPTSDFKKRDNKVHPLIEAPPDSEVVVAQPVKQQTVANRHIQDPDMLDFLYNFCGEHCPIL, from the exons ATGTACGAGTCAGGACTTCGAAGGACCATCCCGGACCAGATGTCAGGGAGCCTGAATACTTTTGGCACAGCACGCCACTCAAGCATCACCGACCCCATCCTCTCAAAGAGAGTATGCTTCTACAAAAGTGGAGACCCTCAGTTTGGCGGACTCCGCATGGTCATTAATAACCGGACCTTTAAAACATTTGATGCTCTCCTGGACAGTCTGTCTAAAAAGGTTCCCCTTCCATTTGGGGTGAGAAATATCACAACCCCTCGAGGTGTTCATGGGATCTCTACTTTGGACGATCTTGAGGATGGAAAATCCTACATCTGCTCTGACAGACGAAGGGTAAAACCCATCAATCTGGCAGAAGCAAGAAAGAAGCCAACACCTTGGTACCATGCCAGACCAGTCAGTTCACGGCGACGCACGGTGCAGCAGGCTAGAATGTTTCCTGGTCAAAGTGTCTACAGGAAGGAACCAGTCGTGGTCCGGACCCCAAAGAGGTTATTGGTTTTTCGCAATGGTGACCCCTCCGTCAAACACATGGTGGTGCTGCAGAGGAGGACAACGCCAACGTTTCAATCCATTCTGGAATATATATCAGAGTTAATGCAGTTCCCTGTGATAAAGCTCTACACACCTGACGGGCGACGT ATTGACGGTCTCCCGAGCTTGATACTGAGCTCCGGCACTGTGGTGGCAGCAGGCAGGGAGTCATTTTGGCCAGCAAACTACACTGGGCAAAAAACATCCCCACCCAGAAAGATGCCAGCAAACAGAGCAACCACCAGACGACACAAGGCTCTAAACC GCAAAAAGAAGTCTCTCTCATTTGCATCGGAATCCAGAAACTTCTCCCCCTCATCACAGAAGTACATTGTGAATCAGATTCACAAAACCATGGGGAAGAGATCAAACGAGCTTTCTAGTTACCAAACCAACTCTGTGGAGGTGGAGTCTAGTCACTTGCTGTCGGTGGCAGAGATGGAGAGTTTGAACGATGAGAGCGAGGAATATAACTGCGTGGTTCCCTCCGAGGACGACATCGAAAAGTCCTTCAGGGTGAACCAGGATGGCAGCATgacagtggagatgaaggtGCGGCTAACGATTAAGGAAGAGGAAACCCTTCACTGGACGACCACCGTGAGCCGCTCCACTGTGGCTAACCAGCTTCATGTGGATTCTCTACCAGATATTGATCAGGCGAAGCACATAGATAATCCTGCCACTAACTCGGTGGATATACAGAACTTCTCAGCAGATGCCATCAATCCATACAGAACAAAAGATGATTTCGATGACGACCCTCCACCACTGGCCAGCCAAGCTGTCAACCACAGTCATTACGAAGAGGAAAGCATTAAGACACAAATGGATGTGGAAGCACAGATAAGAACACCAAGCCCAGGCCTCAAGCAAGTGAGGACAAAGCAGGCCTCTATTGAAAGTATCAGGTCGATGACAGCAGATGGGATTCATGAAGACACAGTGGGCTCTTTTTCTTACTCAGAACGGACAGAAAACGGAGCCATGACGGAGCAGTACTGCATGGTCAGGCAGAGTAGCACCAGGCCGGTTCCCAAACCCAGAAGGCTTGGCTCTTTGGACGCTCACAGTACAAACAGAGCCTTTACATCAGGCGAGATATTACAGATTGATTCCAGCAGGGAGGAGGTGACTGAAACTCTTCTTCATATTTATGAGCATCGGTCCAGCCCGGACAACTTCCTGGCCAACCTTTGCCGAGATGATGGGTCCATGTCTGGTATTTCTAATTGTCGACCTTCAACCTCAGAAACAGGGAGGCTTTCCTCCGCTAATGAACTAGAACATGAATATTGTAGGCCCTCGACAGCCTCAGAATGTATAAGTACATGGAAGAATGATAACTTATCGCTAGCGTCCGACTTTACCATACCCACACTTCAGAATGGAACAGTGGTCAATGTGTCAAAAAGGCAGCAGAAATCCACCAACAGTCCGGCGAGCACAGAAAAGTCTCAACAAAAAGTGGCCAAAAACAGCAGGACATCTCCCAAACTGGTCAAGAAACGATTAAGGCGGCTAAAGTCGccagcaatgaaaaaaaaagggaattcacctaaaaaaggaaaaacctTCTCCAGTGCTGGATTCCTCAAGGGCATTTATGGAAGTAAAACCAAGTCACCAAAACGCAAagccaaaaagaagaagagagctACACAAAGTGAAAGCAATGTGGCAAGCAACTCTCCGAATACTTCCATGGCACCAGGAAAAGAAACCAAGGTTCATGTTGACACAACCCCCCAGGAAATACCTGAGGTTAGTCGGTCAAGAACAACTCTTCGAAGACAAACATCACTGTATCAGGAAAAAACAAATTACATTAATGGAGAAATGCCGCAGCAGGATTTTAGTTCATCTTGTAGCGCGAGCAACGAGTATGTCGAGAACTGGCTCTACACGGCACAGATGAGCTCAAATGAGACGCAGATGAAGGGTAGTTTACAGTCAGAATCAAACGAAAAGTTGTTCAATGTTGCAGAGGGAGTTAAGTGTTTAGATGAGAAAATTAAGTCCAACAACTCTTTCAAAGCTGCCCAACCACCTCAGAACCTAATAGAGACCTCTGTCAAACAGAGAATCAAGTCCTTTGAGAACCAGCTGACTCCAATGGAGCAGATTACATTGACTCAAACGGCAACAGGAAAAACAGGAAATCATAATATAACAGGAGTTAAGACGTGTTTTAATGGCATTTCAACAACAAATTATGCAGAAAATGACGAGGACTTTCCACCTCCACCTGCAGAAAACCTTATTGATTTTGAAGATAAAAtgttggaccactgcacttcatCAGTCAGtccacaatctgtcaaaacttcaTCTGCTCAAAGCctagaaatgaaagcagagaacGATGCCAGCCCTGGACTATCAAGATCCACATCAGTTAAACGGATCCCACTAGTCAGCAATCAATCACTAGAGAGAAAAATGTCACTGAGAAAAACCTGTTTGGATAACGGTTTAGAAGGCAATGTACATCCAGAGGGTTTTGTGCTCATGAATTCTGAAAGCCCGGTGGATTGCAACATGTTGGTGAATGGCAACTGTTCAACAGAGAATGGAAAAATTGAGACGGGCAGCAGACAATCATcctcagagcagagcagcagcctgACCTGCACCTCAGTGTCTCCATCTAGTCAAATATCTGATGATTGTGCATCTTCAGCCAGTATATTATCAAGTGAGCCTTCAGCCCTTAATAACATTCCAAAGAAAATATCATCACCAAAAAACCTGCGAGGGCCAGAAAGAAGTCCAACGTCAGTGAGAAAACTTAAGAATGATCCCTTCGACAGTGCTGACAAAAACCTTTCCAAGAAGATTGCAACACAAAAAACTCCAAATCACAGCCCAGCAACAAAGAAAAAGATGTTCTCAAAATCAAAACACCAACCATCACCATATTCCCAGTCTCTGGACATGATGTCCGCTAATGCTAGACAAAATGCATTACTTTCCAGAACCTTGTCTTCAGATGGTTCCACGGAGCAAACAAAGACGACACAAGACAAAAGAAAGTCCAAGGAAGCCTTGACTTCTGACACAATGTTGGCTGCAGAAGCGAGAAATGTGAATACAAGGAAAGACCTAAATGCAGTGACACAAAAGGAAACCAGTGTTGAAGAGGAGCATCTGAAGAACCAAATCATGAAACTAGTTCTGGACAAGATATGCCAGTCTGTTAAGGCGGTGCGAGACAGCAGTGGATCTTGTGGTCTGTCTGACCTCTCCTCCCATGTGGAGTCCACGTTTGGCTCCTCCTCACATGATCTTTTAACATTTCTTTCCATCATGACGTTAAAACACAGCCTCACCAAACAATATATTGAGCAACTGAATGCAAAAAACGTCAGTTCTACCGAGGCATTCAAAATGATCAGCACATTAGGTGAAATTTCAGGCATCGAAGATTCAAGTAGGTTGAGAGGCAGCTTGTGCGAATTGCGAACGTCTGCATCAGAGACGCTAATGGAAAACTGGATGGAGTTCTGTAGCAAAGACAGGTGTAAAGAGGAGCTAATTACCCAGCTGGATTTGCCAGAGTCACTGAAAGAAGAGCTAGCGTCTCTTTCAGAGATCAACACTGGCAGTCATGAAAGCAAAAGTAATGGATCCCAAAATGAGGCACTTGTTATTACGAAAGACTCTCAAGAAGGATTTGGTGCAGAAAAGAAGGCGCTAAAACAgacttcaacacacacagataaTTTCAAAAGTATCCCCAATGGTTGTGCAGTCAGAGCCGAGGAAGGACTTGATCGGCAGAGCAGCGAGTCAAACCTTCTTCCAGTTATGAGTAATGCTGAGAGGATGTCAAAAGAAGGTTGCAGCGAAGTAGGCAAAGGACAGCAACAGTTGTGTAGGACGGAGGAAAAtgaatgtcaccaaacacaaCCACAATTCGAAAACAAATACCATGTAAGTTCAGATTTCGTAGATGGAGGAGAGACGGATCATGACAGAAAGTGCCCAGAACAAGTTCTTGGAGACATGTACGGAGAGGAAACTCTTTCAGATTCTTCCTTTGACAAATCTCAATCACAGGGTACTAGGCATCAGATGTCCAAATCAGTGCAGGAATCAAGTAGCATGGGGAGCATGGAGGAGGAGTCAGAGGTAGAGTATGAGGAGAGAGAACAGGATGGCAACCAATCAGGTGCTGAAAGCCCCTCTGAGGAGGAAGACCATGATTATCTAGGGCTGAATGCCAACAGGAAAGAAAGTGCCGCCAATGAAAAACAGTACTTGTCAGTAGAGCCTCACGATACAAACAACAGACAGATAAATGGATTCATAAATGACGCCGAGGATAGACAGGTGCTGGGAATATGTCCAGGTACTAAACTAAATGTAATAATTGAGGAAAGTTTCTGTGGAcaagaagaagagcaggatgAGGGTCAAATCCTTGATCAGAATGGCAGGGAAGATTCGCTCAGTGTTGACAAAGTTCCCGGAGATAAAACCTGGACCACGAACCCTCTGGAGATGAGTCACAGTAGCACTCAGCTGGAAGATCAGGATCCACTCATTGTTAAAAGCAGAACCTTTAACAGCAACCTGTCTAAACCTGGCTCTGACGCTGAAGACAGTGGGAATGACCACAGAAGCTGTGAGGAACAAATAGAGAGCCATTTAAAGGCAGGGCAAACTAGAGGCTCAATTGAGGAAGAAACAAGTGCATATGAAGAGGAGTGCAGCTCAGATGAAGAAGCGGTCATGGCAGACGGCTACAAAGAGAACGCAAAATCtggaaaaacagatgaaaaactGAAAGAAACAGAGGTGATTATTACCCAATCTGTGGCAGAGAGGGTCAATCTTCTCGAGAAGCAAGTCGCTGAAGCCAAGAAGACTATAAGTACGACCGAAAGTTCAGTTTTCAGATCCTATTCTCACAGAAACGGCCATCTTGGGGATGACACTCAAGCCATTCCCCCATCTTCTTTGTCCTTCAGCTATGACTCAAGTGGAGTCATTACCACAGAGCCAGAGAGCAACAAGGTGAAGTCAATCCGTGACATGTTTCTTGCCAAGACTTCCAATGACATTCCCGCACTTCAGAAACATTCAAACTCAACTAACATGTCTGACCTCAGGACGGACACTTCTGCCAGTGCTGGCTATCAGTCTCAAACTTCCAGTGAGGTATCCAGTGGCGAGGAGGATGTGTCCAAGAAGTCCATCACAAAAGGATTTGTGCGCAGGACAATTGAGAGGCTTTATGGTCGGAACAATGTCCACCATGATGAGGATGAAAAGGACAGACCCACATCTGCCTCCAAACAAAAGACAGACTACTCTAGCATGTTCTCCCCCTTCCACGCAGCTCGGACCAAAGCAATGCCGGACATGTCTTATTTCCATTCAACTAGTGCACTGAACACCTTGACTGAGGCGACCGGGTGCTTTGCTTTCAATGTTCAAGTGGAGCCTACAGATCATATAGAAGCAGATGGATGGCTATCTCGGGAGAACAGTCTCATAAGGAAGTCTTTATCAGATCCGATTGGCATTAGCAAGAACCTAGCGCACAGAAAGGAGACAGAAGAATCAGAGGAAACTCCGTATTCTTTCTTCAGCACCAACTCCGAACCAGAGGAGAATCAACAGTCGCAATCACGAAAGTGCACCTACTTCTCTCTGCCTCACACAAGTGAATCAGACACTGTTCCGGATGATGTTAGTAAAAGAAGTATGAATGTGGACGTCGGCTCAGAGGCAAACAGTCAAGTGTGGGCAGAGAAGAACGGCAGTCCGACAAGTGACTTTAAGAAGAGGGACAACAAAGTGCACCCTCTCATCGAGGCGCCACCTGATAGTGAGGTTGTGGTAGCGCAGCCGGTGAAACAACAGACTGTGGCCAACAGACACATTCAAGACCCTGACATGTTGGATTTTCTGTATAACTTTTGTGGCGAACATTGTCCCATCTTATAG